tgtacacaaagcattaagctagcgattagcttagcgtCCGTCGTTCTTCAGATCATAACTTGCCACGCGTATTGGTGGCGTATGCTATGCTATTCTTTGGCGCATGTCCTTAGGTCCTTTTAGAATAGTGGCTTTTATTTGaggagtttatttgtgttgcaaaaaATTATTGTAGCGGTAGAGCCACAAATTTGTCCCGTGCTGGtgtaatgaagttttttttttttgtaggctacagtactatatttctttgtttttttttttcttcttcttcttcttctttgtttctccgcaggctgctgtctgcggaaatccaccaccatctccttcgttttccctgcattgatcaggaggtggttccgctggcaccagtccacaaagttctgagtgagtcctctgtactctgcgccGTCAttatcggtgatcagtccgacgatcgcagagtcgtcagagaacttcatgcagaacacagctgtccgtgttgtgtctgaagtctgccgtgtagagggtgaagaggaagggggccagtacagtcccctgtggggcccccgcactgcaggtcagagtgtcagacacacagtccctggctctcacaaactgaggcctgtttatgagatagtccataatccactccgtcagatgaaggtcaacaccagcctcctccagtttgtgtttcagaagcaccggctggatggtgttgaaggcactggagaagtcaaagaacatgatcctcacagtgctgccgggcttctctaggtgagaaagagctcgatgtaagaggaagatgacggcgtcgtctgctcttatgccgtgtcggtaggcgaactgcagcgggtccaggtaggttcccactgcagagcggaggtgacccaggaccagtctctccaatgtcttcatcaggtgtgatgtcagagccgctggtctgaagctgctggggtctttagCGTGTGGTGTCTTGGGCTCTGGTACCATGCAGGAGGTCttgcagagctgtggtaccaccctcagcttgaggctcaggttgaagacatgctccataactctgcacagttcgcctgcgcaggactttaggagtctggagctgatgccgtctggtccagctgctttcctggccttgatcttcctgagctcacttctcacctgggtgctggagaaggataggggttgaggcaGTGTCTCAGTGTTGTGTGAAGTGAGgcggtgttgttgggatgagtcaccagtcgtcagggctgagggtagagggctttgtgtaaaggtgtgaagggctgtgggggctggtaatccagtggtatgaggtgacaaaaggtttggaggcagctgctgggaggtgtgagtgggtgcttggtcaaacctgttaaagtatgagttcagctcgttgacccagctcgggtccccctcagccggtgggtgtggagctttgaagcctgagatggttttcaggctcctccacacctcactcacattgttctgctgcagctgctcctccatcttcctcctgtagctggacttcccctcacagattttcctcctcagctccttctgcaccctcctcagctcctccctgtcccctgatttaaatgctctcttcttctcctttagcagagctttaatatcagaggtgacccacggcttgttgttggtgaaacaccgaacccgcctggtgggaacggtgttttcacagcagaagtttatgtagtccgttacgcagtctgttattgcgttaatgtcctccccatgtgggtcgcagagctccgtccacacagtggtgttaaaacagtccctgagagcctcctcgctctcagctgtccacctcttcactgtgcggggcaccaccggctgcctgtgtacaacaggtttacacgcaggcaggagatgcaggatgttgtggtcagctctgcccagcggtgggagggaggatgcagtgtaggcctctttggtgttggcatagaataagtccggGGTTTTGTTgactctggtggggcaggtcacatactgggtgtatgtaggcagagcagctgaaggaggtgcatggttaaagtccccagagatcaggaagagggcctgtgggtgctgtgtttgcagcctgctggtgactgagagcagggtctcagaagctgtgtcagcgttagcggagggtgggacgtacacagcaattattacacagcagcacctcagcggtgatctcgtgtctgtctctgggcagaactacggcgctgcgcagcgcgatcagctgctccgcggtgtaaacgaTGCGCGCTCtggccccgacgcacatcgtagctttaaaacagcgtttgtactgcgccacacttagaaaaactatataaaagctgtgtacaggttgtgtacactaatgctactaacaaaacactagaaagataaacttgagtaggtgaagaaagtgataaatagaagtaagaggacaggagctgttgtgaccagcagccagctcgaccggcgccggagaaacaaagaagaagaagaagaagaaaaaaaaaacaaagaaatatagtactgtagcttttaagatgatcacattttaacccaaactatcgtatgaaatttaacaactttaaaagtcacgtgaattttaaaacaaacttattctatGGGCACGTAGCCTATGGAAATCAAGGAGGTTCGGTTATTTcgacaattttattgattttcggaactagagacttgatgtcgtgtccgtgttttcttttgcatgtttttaacatcgcaatgtccaacgcaccttgaataccgcagcggcagaaggattcggcctcattgaacaggttgaatccgctcCTGAACCGTAGCGTCCAACTCGCAGACAGGCCGGTAAAGTAGCTTGGTCTAttggccagtctctgcaccaccggagtcttttactagtttgttaacattttgaactcgcgtttcttattttcgctctaaacacgataattactgtatgtctggcaacGCTGATAGATGctggcaagcagaggcagagaagcatctcctacaactgcagggtttcctttggttaaacaaattctgtctctgctctttaagtttgtttaggtttgttccgtgtaattctaatttaaactattggttgatttactttttttgtttcaggtgccccaaccaaccttcttatcaagcctctcttccaccgctaccacctcttagcaagcctctggtgggacgggttcatcctctgtgctgagacttaattatgatatgccacagcaacgtcagccccaagtattggctgaggtggagtcaactttagcagcagtgatgcagcatcataatgcacagtacgtaagtcttgtttgtatgtgtatgtacttgtaacagtatattgttcatatgttgcgtttgtttctagaaagtctgtcatttaccagtttgaaaCGGCCCCGGGGTAATTCCATTAACTGGCGTTGGACCACGTGgtgtcacatgcttttattgccagatctaacctaagccatgcagatgttggattatttgttgcacatgcagcccatctccagtcagtctgtgaagaagtcatggtcagttctttacaggtctgtgtggtagttggttgtttaggctatagacttgttcacatttgtgtcacggtGGACATGAGTGAAAGGTCCCAAAAGACTCAACGctgataatatttcatcttcttctatatttgcataaatcaaatttaaaccttgttttctcacccaatggttggtgtcagcgcaacagagctaagatttgacatttacttggtttattctagttcataaactctgaaaacatttaaaaatcacactcctgctgtgCACCCGTTTTTGTGGGCAGTACCAAGATCATAAGGCGCATAAACCAACCTCGTGTTaagccaacacctccgtctcctgcagaggagctccgcaatggggaaatccacaggtcagcaagaaagcaaaaggtcagtcccagccatcatgttgtgaagacttactttggaacatttaagatgctgcgtgtgtcctttctcttcttccagagactgcgccctacagaaccttgcagcgcagatgaaggcactccctaaagttgtgggctgtgagtatgtgaacacctgtcaacccagttaagctgtccaatcccagcagcccctgcactttgtcttctaggagatctaagtgggcttgacctagagacaaactcatcacacacacttctttctgccctcttgtgtcgcaaagaaaatcatccttatgaactggaaaactaaaaaaaaattaagcattactcaatacctgaacagcttgttagataacaccaccttagacacattgtctgcttcatcaaatcaatgaccaaaactatacgctgattgatttcatttccaggtaaggatgcgtggggctctggtactgcgtcatgtctggcacagtggtggtggggtgattagtggttgggggtgcctgcctgcctaaggaaccaggacaacgggttggtggactctgggctgtccgcatgggtcccctgcggcgggggtgtggtggctgctgagaccggcggccctgtgccggagtgggaccattttgagggttggcgtgtgcctgtctccggggagccagaggcgggcctccctgccggtgtgcgggggcggacctgggggtggacacctgggtgacctgcggtccgacgccctctggtaactgctcgggcctgttgcagggggggttggcggactactcaggctagaaccttcattgggccctgggcggaggctggccctcaatgcacaaccgcagagtatgtgtgtgggtttgagtgtcacactacacggggcgagcatgggcatacttgagcgagagaatgggtaagtgtgaaagaagggtgaggatggctctggctgtgctgcgtgtggcgcctgggcagtagtactgcggtccctgggtctcagctgtcccttcctggctgggggttgtgggggggcggtgggatgggtagcagagccagtcgggaacctggctctgcggaccctggtgctctgcttcccaactacatttctccgcattcatccacttaggtctgcaaggggcatcctgctgatggagggaccggggctactgggaagtggttccgtcccttccaagtgggatgctctgcagttttaattgcattagtcatacacacttgaccaggaatctgggggctccttccgggtgggccagtagacggagccttcttattgatggctctgtctgctggaccccccggagaattgggtatctcccaaagttcctcatacttagccacatacacatacatttagggccgggggtgggctccttcactagggcctggggctgaggccagttgtggtctcggccactggccctggtggagagatcaccacccagttttaactgcaaaaagacatttagggcgagggggggcaccgtcagccagcggttgtgctcctggaggtgtcacccaccttcagtgcactttagttccacacactcacgtccaagctgggttgcagggttctggggtaccttttctgctgccctctgcctcccaggcaggggggttgggcgggctcggaaggagctgcggtccctgcctggggccacatggccggagacctaccctccccacgaatgtgatcaagcgaatggtgtgggtgcgagaatgtatctgagagtgcattggttcacgtatgattgactagtttgttgtgagagagtctatggtgtgtgtttgttgatgtgatgatgtgagttgcatatgtgggtgggtgtatgcgtctgtgtttgtgtgagttggtatgcatgtggtgcggttgaagagTGGGGgctccggtttttcgcccggggtacaatgatcgtctgcctgggtggtctcttttctgctgaccccaccaattgctggccttgtgctgcaggccgctgtggcgccaggggatgaggtcgggcagatggggtaggccccgctccgcccgtgtgggggtggtggactgggggtgggccccactctgggcgcgggggcatcttctggcgggctccctacagaccgtgggtcctcgggctctactctttcaggccgaccctcccgccggggggagtgtttgcccctggttctcatggggtggacagcgttgacccccggtggcccactctggcctcgggtgctgtctctgtggctgctgcagctctgcctggggggctctgtgtgggcggcttgggtcgcaacacctgccctcctggaactgaaggtgtgtgggctccctggatGCTGGGATTCCTtactctgcttgctggatgggcgtagtggccgagcccctcacatcaccctggcttccacaagtttATTGCACCCGCGGACACGCCCACCACACGCGGTATGGCCCGGCGTGTCTCCGCGGGATGCAGCCAGCTGGcccttttgtttcctgctctttttGTCCCAGGTTTTTGCCCGACGTCGTGAAGACAAACCGGAAAGTTACTGGGGAAGTTGGGGTGTGACCTGTGACGCATGCATGCAAATTAGCCATGTGGCCGGAGGGAGCTGCGTTTATGCACATCTCGTAAAGATCGaagctattattattatcatcaacCATCCTATTTCCAATCGGcctattcccatatgcggggtcacgggagCGCTGGAGCCTAAGCCAGCTGggtatgggcgagaggcagggtagaCCCTGAACGGGTCGGCAGCGCTTAAGTTAGCTTCTTATGTGGCACTCGTTGACTGCATTAATACCTGGAGACGGCTCGTCCAGGATTTGAACCCTGAACCTCTGGCACCCAGAGCGAGAATCAGATAGACCAACGAGccatattatcatcatcatcatcatcatcattgttattattattattattattattgtttgtattgttataATAAGAATTACCAAAAAAACTTAGAAGtaacatatttttattacacacacaacataatgaCACAAGCAATATTGTGGTGGAGGGTCACTTCtttcctactactactactaacattTGACTTTCAAGCGATGAATGCTAAAATAAACTTTGAATTAACATgattatttaaacacacacacacacacacacacacagtgacaccagTAATTATGTGGTGGGTCACTCCATACACCTCTCTGCCAGCCACAactctacagatttgccagcgTAAAGAGCACAAAAGTGTTCATACTGGTGCTGGCTGTGGCCATAATCTTTGTGCTTTGGCAGGCCACACAGCTGGCAGATTCTAAGTTTATTCGGCTTCCTTCTGTTTTCTGGAGGTTTGAAACTGTGCTCATTCTCCCACTTTTTCCTCATGGTGAAGGCAGTTGTCCTGGGAATTTTTGgtgcttccttttcttcctgctccttcagccacTCATTGGCAGACTTTGCCCCAGgccctgcagtgtgtgtgcagtagaAATGCACTTTGTAAAAGGCATGCCCCTTCGACAGGGTCCTGGGAAGTCCACAATTTCGGCATTGGCTTTGGCGCTCTTCTTGGGGCTCCTCTTGGCGCTGTTGTTGGCGcccttcctccttttttaaGCAAGCAGCATGTTCTTGTAGTGAAGCGGCGGCGTTGGTGGCAGCGGTGGTGGCAGCCTCTGGAAAAGCAATGTTGGCAGTGCTTGTGGCgggtgaggaggatgatgatctcCATGGGGAGTGCCAGGCAAGGGATTTGTCCTCAGAAGATACCCTTGATGTTTCTAAATATCCACATCGTAACCAAAAAGACACAGTCAAATGCTGGGTTATGTCTAATGTGTTACACCTACAGGGCCGTCACCCTCTGCGACATCCATTCCCGTCTCCACAGCGGATTCTTCCCGTGAGACGGGGTCGGTGTCAgctgaacaagcagcagcagcagcagcagcagcagcagcaggctggtcATGCAGAAACTGCATGTCCTGCAGCTCCCCAaacccctcgtcctcctccccctcatcatTATCCACAACCTCCACGTCAGCCTCATCCAGGCCGTCGGGAGCGTCTGGATCCCGGCCCAAATCCTCCAGCACGGCACCCGTCTGGGAAAACAGGTACTCCACCCCAATCAGCTCACCTGAAAGAAACACAAGGCGACATGAGTTTACATGTTTTCACTCATGTACTCATCACTCGGGGTGTGATGCTGTGATTTCCAGTCCACTACCTGTGTACTCTCCAGGCTGGGTGTATGTCTCCACCACCGTCATACCCATAAACTCTTGGGTCAGCCGCTTTAGGTAATCCTGCAGCAGGGCATCGTAGCAGCGCGGGACCAGCCTCTGGGCTCCTTCCACTGAAGCTCTGCCGCGGTCTTCATTCCATCGTACCAGGCCCTCCAGCAAGTACACCTGAAAGTGCAGGGCACTGGCTGACGTGCctggagacagggagagacaaaAAAATTCCACTATTTGGAAAACAATCTCAACTTCAACatctcacaacaacacaacactagtaacaagaaaaaaactaaacagccGTTTGTTTCCCCTTTTGTTTCTCACCAGGTATGAAGCCGTTCAGGTGAAGGTGGAAGGACTCCAGTGAAGTGGATCCTCGGGCGCAGCGGTAGACGGGGAGCCGGATCCCTCCCTTGGTCAGCTCCCCCGTCTTAGTGTAGAGCGCCACTCCCGGGGGATCCTGGATGCAGCTCAGGTGACGACGCTGCACGCTCCAAATCGCCTCCATCCTTTCATGATCGATGAGGACGACGCCCAGATCGTTTCGCAGGTCCCAGAACTGATCCAGGAGCTCCTGGATCAGCCTCTCCGTCTCTGCCGCGCCGCGCGTGTAGCGGCGGCAGTGACGCGCCAGCTCCTTGGCAGAGAGACGGATGTAGGAATCTCTGCCCTCCTCTGCGCGCTTGGccttctccagcagagccaggtcgTCCTGGTCCCACATGTAGATGGCGTAGGACAGCCGCGCCATGAACTGAGGGTACAGCTGGTGGCTCTCAGTGGTGACACCTCTGGCAAAGGTGCCACACGTCCAGCCTCACCACCAGCTGGTCCCACTCGGAGAACATGGCGGATGTGCCCGTCCGTCCAGTGAGGGAGCAGCAGTCACGGCCCACGTACAGCACCGCTGGAGGGGCCACCTGGGCTTCTCGGTACCGCCGCATCAGCCCTGCGGCCATGGGCAGAAGCCCATCCCCCTCTGCAGCCGTGAGGACGGACATGAGCACCTGGTAGAGGTGGAGAGCAGAGAACAACAAGGTCAGTGATGCATTTCATACACGGTGAGGGGAAAGAAgctgatgcccccccccacacacacatacctgtcCGTACTCGTTGCCCACGTTTGTCACCCACGCTGCAGTGCCCGCAGCTTTGCCAGCCAGCTTGGAGGTCATCTGGACGTGTGACAAaaggcagaaagaaaatgtaatcagcactgataattacataattatatagattataattataattagatcTAATTATATCTAATTAGATGGATTGATCCGTGATGACCAAAACGGACCTTCTTTGTAGATTCCATCTTCAGAATGTTGCCGAAGATAGACGTGACCCTGGCCTTGGTCGCCTCCAGCCTAGACAGGGCGTCCCTGACAAAGACGGAGAGGAGCCAGCCCACGGTGGGCACCGGGTGCAGGGGTGGGACAGTCACCGGCTTGACTGCTGCACCCGCTACGCCCAGCTTCTTCAGCACCCCGAGGTACGTTGCAGTGCAGGACATCCAGGTCTCTGTGTGgtcctccatcagctgtttgCGAAGGCGGGTCGCACTGTTGCCCAAAGTCCGCTGCCTCATCTGCGAGATCACAGACTTGTGGCAGGACAGCCTGAAAGGGAGCACAACAAGTCAACGGTTGAAATCCTGACCCGACACGCCTCTTTACGTTTATATGTAGGCGTCTCACAGGCTCAGCACTTACTTGTAGGTGAGTACAGCCGGGAATTGATTCCGGTGACCCGGGTCCAACTGATTGATGATGCCCGGGACCCAGGCGGCCATCTTCTTCCCACAGGAACGACATTCCAGGTACTCTGTGCCCATAAAGTACCAGCCGTCCCTGTCCAGAACCCTGCGCACCGTCTTGTACAGTCCTGCGCCGGTCAGCTTTGTGTCACAGCTGGGGCACACAAGCCTGCACGCCCACATCCTGTAGGGCATCCACAGGAAGAACGGCCTCTGGAAGAAGGCGTGGGACGATGCAGGGGTCTGGGTGTAGAGGGGCCGGGCTCCGGGAGGGTACCACCAGAGGCGAAGGTCGGTGGTGAGGACACGCTGGCCCCTGGCGTTCCTGGTGAACAGAGCCCGGCCCACccagtcctgctgctcctccggcagagtctgcctccagctgtgaggcagcaacttcaccacagaaacagacaaaaggtgAGCACAAGCCAAACAATTTGAAGCACAGTGGGGGAGCTGccctgcagagggaggggggggggtctcacctCTGAGCCACTAATTGGTCGCGAGGGTTTAGGACAGCCCTcagctgcggctgcagctctggtccTGGGCCGCACGGCGACGCCGCTGTCACCACTGGAAGACAGGTCCAGGTCATCGACTGGCACAGGAGTGGAGGCTGAAGATGGGACCTCTGCAAAAATAACTAAAAGTAATCAAAGTCATGCAAATACTCAGACATGAGAGAGATTCCACAGCACGTGTCGTTGAATctgtctgatgtctgtgttctgtgcacaGAACAAACTTTACTATCCCAGTTAAACTACTGACGGACAACAACAATCACCATACCATAATGTGATGACATACAGACGGACAGCGAAGCGTGAGTATCTACCAAGGTTAGGTTGTTAGGCCTACAGCTGATCTCTACAGGGTCCAGTAAACATCAACCGTACCTCGTAGTCACCTTATAACTTACATACAGTTTTACACCATTAATCCATAGAAGGCTTCTGAATAACAGAAGAACAGCTATTATCAGGTCCAAACACGTTCACCACAGAATCATTTACATTTGATAAAGGGTTATAACCATTGcatgtgtgcttgtgcgtgtgagTGAACTCACGCTGACTCTCCACCTCCAaggcagcagccaggagcaTCTCGTCTGAGGGCTCGTtagcagctgtttcacacagaaaagacaaagaaacaccTACTGTCAGATGGTGGGCactggggctgctgggagggATGCTGGTTCTTCTCCTGGTCCCGGCCCAGTATGTAGGTCTTTAAAGCATGCAGGTTGCTGCCTGGGATgcacttcttcttcctcagccaCTGCACGTagctacagaaacaacaacatcacTAACAACTGTGTGCGCGGTTGTTCCAGACAGACTCAATGTCACTATTTCATCTGCActggtgtttgttgtctgtgcaCAGGCTTACGTCTCAACCTCTTTCCCCGTGGCCTCGTACATGGAGGCGTAGGTCATGGCTCCGTGGGGGCCGAACTCCACCAACTTCTTGTCTTGGCTCCGGACAGACTTGGAACCCTCCGTGGCACGGCGTCCCTCCACGGCTGACATCACCTCTGGGAACAGCTTGCTGTAGGAGGTGAGGGCATCCTGTGTAGCGGGAGAACAGAATATGTGTATTATGACAGAAATAGGAATTTCTTGATGATTGCTCTGATTGAGCTGTGTGAGTTGGGATCCGTATAATAGTTCTAATGATGGctctacttttactgtactAGGATGAGTGAGATATTTCTGTGTTGTACTCCACAGCACCTTGTTGGCCATAAGTGGTGAGCTGGATGTGTCACCACTCTCCCGCTCCTTCTGGTGTGAGGCCAGCAGGGACACAGCGTAGCCCACGTCGTGACTCAGGAGCCACTTGAAGGTCTGTCCCCGGTACTGCCCAAACTGGATCTCATATTGGCTGAGAGGCAGCTGGGAGCAGTggggatctcctcctccttgcagAATGCAaggcaccggctggatggtgttgaaggcactggagaagtcaaagaacatgatcctcacagtgctgccgggcttctctaggtgagaaagagctcgatgtaggaggaagatgacggcgtcgtctgctcttatgccgtgtcggtaggcgaactgcagcgggtccaggtaggttcccactgcagagcggaggtgacccaggaccagtctctccaatgtcttcatcaggtgtgatgtcagagctgctggtctgaagctgctggggtctttagCGTgtggtgtcttgggcactggtaccacgcaggaggtcttgcagagctgtggtaccaccctcagcttgaggctcaggttgaagacatgctccataactctgcacagttcgcctgcgcaggactttaggagtctggagctgatgccgtctggtccagctgctttcctggccttgatcttcctgagctcacttctcacctgggtgctggagaaggataggggtggagggagtgtcttagtgtggtgtgaagtgaggcggtgttgttgggatgagtcaccagtcgtcagggctgagggtagagggctttgtgtaaaggtgtgaagggctgtgggggctggtaatccagtggtatgaggtgacaaaaggtttggaggcagctgctgggaggtgtgagtgggtgcttggtcaaacctgttaaagtatgagttcagctcgttgacccagctcgggtccccctcagcctgtgggtgtggagctttgaagcctgagatggttttcaggctcctccacacctcactcacattgttctgctgcagctgctcctccatcttcctcctgtagctggacttcccctcacagattttcctcctcagctccttctgcaccctcctcagctcctccctgtcccctgatttaaatgctcacttcttctcctttagcagagctttaatatcagaggtgacccacggcttgttgttggtgaaacaccgaacccgcctggtgggaacggtgttttcacagcagaagtttatgtagtccgttacgcagtctgttattgcgttaatgtcctccccatgtgggtcgcagagctccgtccacacagtggtgttaaaacagtccctgagagcctcctcgctctcagctgtccacctcttcactgtgcggggcaccaccggctgcctgtgtacaacaggtttacacgcaggcaggagatgcaggatgttgtggtcagctctgcccagcggtgggagggagggtgcagtgtaggcctctttggtgttggcatagaataagtccggGGTTTTGTTgactctggtggggcaggtcacatactgggtgtatgtaggcagagcagctgaaggaggtgcatggttaaagtccccagagatcaggaagagggcctgtgggtgctgtgtttgcagcctgctggtgactgagagcagggtctcagaagctgtgtcagcgttagcggagggtgggacgtacacagcaattattacacagcagcacctcagcggtgatctcgtgtctgtctctgggcagaactacggcgctgcgcagcgcgatcagctgctccgcgcgatcagctgctccgcggtgtaaacgaTGCGCGCTCtggccccgacgcacatcgtagctttaaaacagcgtttgtactgcgccaaacttagaaaaactatataaaagctgtgtacaggttgtgtacactaatgctactaacaaaacactagaaagataaacttgagtaggtgaagaaagtgataaatagaagtaagaggacaggagctgttgtgaccag
Above is a window of Betta splendens chromosome 22, fBetSpl5.4, whole genome shotgun sequence DNA encoding:
- the LOC114848791 gene encoding uncharacterized protein LOC114848791, translated to MEEQLQQNNVSEVWRSLKTISGFKAPHPQAEGDPSWVNELNSYFNRFDQAPTHTSQQLPPNLLSPHTTGLPAPTALHTFTQSPLPSALTTGDSSQQHRLTSHHTKTLPPPLSFSSTQVRSELRKIKARKAAGPDGISSRLLKSCAGELCRVMEHVFNLSLKLRVVPQLCKTSCVVPVPKTPHAKDPSSFRPAALTSHLMKTLERLVLGHLRSAVGTYLDPLQFAYRHGIRADDAVIFLLHRALSHLEKPGSTVRIMFFDFSSAFNTIQPVPCILQGGGDPHCSQLPLSQYEIQFGQYRGQTFKWLLSHDVGYAVSLLASHQKERESGDTSSSPLMANKDALTSYSKLFPEVMSAVEGRRATEGSKSVRSQDKKLVEFGPHGAMTYASMYEATGKEVETYVQWLRKKKCIPGSNLHALKTYILGRDQEKNQHPSQQPQCPPSDKVPSSASTPVPVDDLDLSSSGDSGVAVRPRTRAAAAAEGCPKPSRPISGSELLPHSWRQTLPEEQQDWVGRALFTRNARGQRVLTTDLRLWWYPPGARPLYTQTPASSHAFFQRPFFLWMPYRMWACRLVCPSCDTKLTGAGLYKTVRRVLDRDGWYFMGTEYLECRSCGKKMAAWVPGIINQLDPGHRNQFPAVLTYKLSCHKSVISQMRQRTLGNSATRLRKQLMEDHTETWMSCTATYLGVLKKLGVAGAAVKPVTVPPLHPVPTVGWLLSVFVRDALSRLEATKARVTSIFGNILKMESTKKMTSKLAGKAAGTAAWVTNVGNEYGQVLMSVLTAAEGDGLLPMAAGLMRRYREAQVAPPAVLYVGRDCCSLTGRTGTSAMFSEWDQLVVRLDVWHLCQRCHH
- the LOC114850774 gene encoding uncharacterized protein LOC114850774, giving the protein MARLSYAIYMWDQDDLALLEKAKRAEEGRDSYIRLSAKELARHCRRYTRGAAETERLIQELLDQFWDLRNDLGVVLIDHERMEAIWSVQRRHLSCIQDPPGVALYTKTGELTKGGIRLPVYRCARGSTSLESFHLHLNGFIPGTSASALHFQVYLLEGLVRWNEDRGRASVEGAQRLVPRCYDALLQDYLKRLTQEFMGMTVVETYTQPGEYTGELIGVEYLFSQTGAVLEDLGRDPDAPDGLDEADVEVVDNDEGEEDEGFGELQDMQFLHDQPAAAAAAAAAACSADTDPVSREESAVETGMDVAEGDGPVGVTH